From Streptomyces sp. NBC_01754, a single genomic window includes:
- a CDS encoding proline dehydrogenase family protein, producing MLGPVILAASRSDKMRRFVSAAPGTRQVVDRFIAGETVDEVIRIVQDSADRGLEVTLDVVGEDITTPGQAAAARDAYLELIGHLADLGLGTGAEMSVKLSMFGQSLQGGHELALANVRPVVEAAAAIGTTVTLDAEDHTTLDSMFAVHEELRKDFPQTGCVIQSYLFRTEEDARRLAAAGSRVRLVKGAYKEPASVAHQDKAETDKAYVRILKTLMHGEGYPMIGSHDPRLIAIGQELARQAGRKPDEYEFQMLYGIRSDEQLRLAAEGHRMRVYTAYGTDWYGYFMRRLAEKPANLLFFARSVVTKG from the coding sequence CCGGGCACCAGGCAGGTCGTCGACCGGTTCATCGCCGGTGAGACGGTCGACGAGGTCATCAGGATCGTCCAGGACTCCGCCGACAGGGGACTGGAGGTCACCCTCGACGTCGTGGGTGAGGACATCACCACCCCCGGGCAGGCCGCCGCCGCGCGTGACGCGTACCTGGAGCTGATCGGCCACCTCGCCGACCTCGGTCTCGGCACCGGCGCGGAGATGTCGGTCAAGCTGTCGATGTTCGGCCAGTCGCTCCAGGGCGGCCACGAGCTGGCGCTCGCCAACGTCCGCCCGGTCGTCGAGGCCGCCGCCGCGATCGGCACCACGGTCACCCTGGACGCCGAGGACCACACCACGCTCGACTCGATGTTCGCCGTCCACGAGGAGCTGCGGAAGGACTTCCCGCAGACCGGCTGCGTCATCCAGTCCTACCTGTTCCGCACCGAGGAGGACGCCCGGCGCCTCGCCGCCGCGGGCAGCCGGGTCCGCCTGGTCAAGGGCGCGTACAAGGAGCCGGCCTCCGTCGCCCACCAGGACAAGGCGGAGACCGACAAGGCGTACGTGCGTATCCTGAAGACGCTGATGCACGGCGAGGGATACCCGATGATCGGCTCCCACGACCCGCGGCTCATCGCGATCGGACAGGAGCTCGCCCGCCAGGCCGGGCGCAAACCGGACGAGTACGAGTTCCAGATGCTGTACGGCATCCGCAGCGACGAACAGCTCCGGCTCGCGGCCGAGGGCCACCGGATGCGCGTCTACACGGCGTACGGCACCGACTGGTACGGATACTTCATGCGCCGACTCGCGGAGAAGCCGGCAAACCTGCTGTTCTTCGCCCGCTCCGTCGTCACCAAGGGCTGA
- the pruA gene encoding L-glutamate gamma-semialdehyde dehydrogenase: MDAVTQVPAPVNEPVHTYAPGTPERARLEARLKELAENPVDLPMTIGGEKRMGGGERFDVVQPHNHKAVLGTYANATEADAQDAVDAALAAAPAWRAMSFDDRAAIILRAAELLAGPWRETLAASTMLGQSKTAQQAEIDCPCELVDFWRFNVHYARQILAEQPPANSPGVWNRMDHRPLEGFVYAITPFNFSAIAGNLPTAPALMGNVVVWKPSPTQTHAAVLLMSLLEEAGLPKGVINLVTGDGLAVSEVALNHRDLAGIHFTGSTPTFRHLWKTVGNNIEKYRTYPRLVGETGGKDFVVAHPSADRAVLKTALTRGSFEYQGQKCSASSRAYIPASLWNSGFKEEFAAEVDSITMGDVTDLSHFMGAVIDARSFAKNKAAIDRAKSDPSCTIVAGGTYDDSVGYFVRPTVVVCDDPANEIFTTEYFGPVLAVHVYEDEKYDEMLEQMESVTDYALTGSVIAKDRAAAAYTMDRLRYAAGNFYINDKSTGAVVGQQPFGGGRGSGTNDKAGAPQNLMRWTLTRAIKETLVPPTDYTYPHQG; this comes from the coding sequence ATGGACGCTGTGACCCAGGTCCCCGCGCCGGTCAACGAGCCGGTACACACCTACGCCCCCGGCACCCCGGAGCGGGCCCGGCTGGAGGCGAGGCTCAAGGAGCTCGCCGAGAACCCGGTCGACCTGCCGATGACCATCGGCGGCGAGAAGCGGATGGGTGGCGGCGAGCGTTTCGACGTGGTGCAGCCGCACAACCACAAGGCCGTCCTCGGCACGTACGCCAACGCCACCGAGGCCGACGCCCAGGACGCGGTCGACGCGGCCCTGGCCGCCGCGCCGGCCTGGCGCGCGATGTCCTTCGACGACCGTGCCGCGATCATCCTGCGCGCCGCCGAACTGCTGGCCGGCCCGTGGCGCGAGACGCTGGCCGCCTCCACCATGCTCGGCCAGTCCAAGACCGCGCAGCAGGCCGAGATCGACTGTCCCTGCGAGCTCGTCGACTTCTGGCGCTTCAACGTGCACTACGCGCGCCAGATCCTCGCCGAGCAGCCCCCGGCCAACTCCCCGGGCGTGTGGAACCGCATGGACCACCGGCCGCTGGAGGGGTTCGTCTACGCGATCACGCCCTTCAACTTCTCGGCCATCGCCGGGAACCTGCCGACCGCGCCCGCCCTCATGGGCAACGTGGTGGTGTGGAAGCCCTCCCCGACGCAGACGCACGCCGCGGTGCTGCTGATGAGCCTCCTGGAGGAGGCCGGTCTGCCCAAGGGCGTCATCAACCTGGTCACCGGCGACGGCCTCGCCGTCTCCGAGGTCGCGCTGAACCACCGCGACCTGGCCGGCATCCACTTCACCGGGTCCACGCCCACCTTCCGGCACCTGTGGAAGACGGTCGGGAACAACATCGAGAAGTACCGCACCTACCCGCGCCTGGTCGGCGAGACCGGCGGCAAGGACTTCGTCGTCGCGCACCCGAGCGCCGACCGCGCCGTCCTGAAGACCGCGCTGACCCGTGGCTCCTTCGAGTACCAGGGCCAGAAGTGCTCGGCGTCCTCCCGCGCGTACATCCCGGCCTCCCTCTGGAACTCCGGGTTCAAGGAGGAGTTCGCGGCCGAGGTCGACTCGATCACCATGGGTGACGTCACCGACCTGTCGCACTTCATGGGCGCCGTCATCGACGCCCGGTCGTTCGCGAAGAACAAGGCCGCGATCGACCGTGCGAAGAGCGACCCGTCCTGCACGATCGTCGCGGGCGGCACGTACGACGACTCCGTCGGCTACTTCGTCCGCCCGACCGTCGTCGTGTGCGACGACCCGGCCAACGAGATCTTCACCACCGAGTACTTCGGGCCGGTCCTGGCCGTGCACGTCTACGAGGACGAGAAGTACGACGAGATGCTGGAGCAGATGGAGTCCGTCACGGACTACGCGCTGACCGGCTCGGTCATCGCCAAGGACCGTGCGGCGGCCGCGTACACGATGGACAGGCTCCGCTACGCGGCGGGCAACTTCTACATCAACGACAAGTCGACCGGCGCGGTGGTCGGCCAGCAGCCCTTCGGCGGCGGCCGCGGCTCCGGCACCAACGACAAGGCGGGCGCCCCGCAGAACCTGATGCGCTGGACGCTGACCCGCGCCATCAAGGAGACGCTGGTCCCGCCGACCGACTACACCTACCCCCACCAGGGCTGA
- a CDS encoding glycoside hydrolase family 3 N-terminal domain-containing protein gives MSPSTPLPYLDPARPVAERVEDLLGRMTPAEKTGQMLQLNAKDGVRHLVEDLHAGSILHASPAHVREAAAATGRTRLRIPLLVAEDCIHGHSFWEGATIYPTQLGMAATWDPELVERVARATAVEVASTGVHWTFSPVLCITRDLRWGRVSETFGEDPFLIGELASAMVRGYQGDGLSDPTAVLACAKHFAGYSETQGGRDASEADISRRKLRSWFLPPFERVAREGCRTFMLGYQSMDGVPVTVNDWLLNEVLRGEWGYTGTLVTDWDNVGRMVWEQKIYADHTQAAAAAVRAGNDMVMTTPQFFEGAQNAVAQGLLDEAEIDAAVRRVLTLKFELGLFEDPRHPDPARQAAVIGSAEHTALNLEAARRSLVLLGNDGTLPLAGGLEAGADGRALAEPGARPRTIAVVGPNADDPQTQLGDWAGSSGQADWLPDGQPRAMIRTVLDGLRAHVPEDWTVTYAQGAEILSVGPDPEGAYFPDGQPRPHVVVPAEPSRALIDEAVAAAEGADHVVAVVGDRIELVGEGRSTATLELVGGQVALLDALAATGTPLVVVVISSKPLVLPPSALGAAAIVHAFNPGMQGGRAVAELLLGLAEPSGRLPVSFARHAGQQPTYYNQIRGQHGSRYADLSQRPAFAFGEGLSYTTVTYTDLAVLTENVQAGDVLRARVTVTNTGSRPVRETVQVYVSDLVTSVTWAEKELKAYRQVEIAPGQAREVLVELPVADCTLVDARGDRVVEPGDFELLVGPSSRDEVLLRAAFTVKG, from the coding sequence GTGTCCCCCTCCACCCCCCTGCCCTACCTGGACCCCGCCCGGCCCGTCGCCGAACGCGTCGAGGACCTTCTGGGCCGTATGACGCCCGCCGAGAAGACCGGCCAGATGCTCCAGCTGAACGCGAAGGACGGAGTGCGCCACCTCGTCGAGGACCTGCACGCGGGGTCGATCCTGCACGCCTCGCCCGCCCACGTCCGGGAGGCGGCGGCCGCCACGGGGCGGACCCGGCTGCGCATCCCGCTGCTCGTCGCGGAGGACTGCATCCACGGGCACTCCTTCTGGGAGGGCGCCACGATCTACCCCACGCAGCTGGGCATGGCGGCGACCTGGGATCCGGAGCTGGTGGAGCGCGTCGCCCGGGCGACGGCCGTCGAGGTCGCGTCCACCGGTGTGCACTGGACGTTCTCGCCGGTCCTGTGCATCACCCGCGACCTGCGCTGGGGCCGGGTCAGCGAGACCTTCGGCGAGGACCCGTTCCTCATCGGCGAGCTGGCCTCGGCGATGGTGCGCGGCTACCAGGGCGACGGTCTGTCGGACCCGACGGCGGTCCTGGCCTGCGCCAAGCACTTCGCGGGGTACTCCGAGACCCAGGGCGGCCGGGACGCCAGCGAGGCCGACATCTCGCGGCGCAAGCTGCGCTCCTGGTTCCTGCCCCCGTTCGAGCGGGTCGCCCGTGAGGGCTGCCGTACGTTCATGCTCGGCTACCAGTCGATGGACGGCGTGCCGGTCACGGTCAACGACTGGCTGCTGAACGAGGTGCTGCGCGGCGAGTGGGGGTACACCGGCACCCTGGTGACGGACTGGGACAACGTCGGCCGCATGGTGTGGGAGCAGAAGATCTACGCCGACCACACCCAGGCCGCCGCCGCGGCGGTCCGCGCCGGCAACGACATGGTGATGACCACCCCGCAGTTCTTCGAGGGCGCGCAGAACGCCGTCGCCCAGGGCCTCCTGGACGAGGCGGAGATCGACGCGGCGGTACGCCGCGTCCTGACCCTCAAGTTCGAGCTGGGCCTCTTCGAGGACCCGCGCCACCCCGATCCCGCCCGGCAGGCCGCGGTCATCGGCAGCGCGGAGCACACGGCGCTCAACCTGGAGGCCGCCCGCCGCTCGCTCGTCCTGCTCGGCAACGACGGCACCCTGCCGCTGGCCGGTGGCCTGGAGGCCGGTGCGGACGGCCGCGCCCTCGCCGAACCGGGCGCGCGGCCCCGCACGATCGCCGTCGTCGGGCCCAACGCGGACGACCCGCAGACCCAGCTCGGCGACTGGGCCGGTTCCTCCGGTCAGGCCGACTGGCTGCCGGACGGCCAGCCCCGCGCCATGATCCGCACCGTGCTGGACGGGCTGCGCGCGCACGTCCCCGAGGACTGGACCGTCACCTACGCCCAGGGCGCCGAGATCCTGTCCGTGGGACCCGATCCGGAGGGGGCGTACTTCCCCGACGGGCAGCCCCGCCCCCATGTCGTGGTCCCCGCCGAGCCGTCCCGGGCCCTGATCGACGAGGCGGTCGCCGCCGCCGAGGGCGCCGACCACGTGGTCGCCGTCGTCGGCGACCGCATCGAGCTGGTGGGCGAGGGGCGCTCCACCGCCACCCTGGAGCTCGTCGGCGGCCAGGTCGCCCTGCTGGACGCGCTGGCCGCGACGGGCACCCCGCTCGTGGTCGTGGTCATCAGCTCCAAGCCGCTGGTCCTGCCGCCGTCCGCGCTCGGTGCGGCGGCGATCGTGCACGCCTTCAACCCGGGTATGCAGGGCGGCCGTGCCGTGGCCGAGCTGCTCCTCGGCCTGGCCGAGCCGTCGGGCCGGCTGCCGGTCTCCTTCGCCCGGCACGCCGGCCAGCAGCCGACGTACTACAACCAGATCCGGGGCCAGCACGGCAGCCGGTACGCCGACCTCAGCCAGCGTCCGGCGTTCGCCTTCGGCGAGGGGCTGAGCTACACGACCGTGACGTACACCGATCTGGCGGTGCTGACGGAGAACGTCCAGGCGGGCGACGTCCTGCGGGCGCGCGTCACCGTCACCAACACGGGCTCACGGCCGGTCCGGGAGACCGTCCAGGTGTATGTGAGCGACCTGGTGACCTCCGTGACCTGGGCGGAGAAGGAGCTCAAGGCCTACCGGCAGGTGGAGATCGCGCCGGGCCAGGCACGTGAGGTCCTGGTGGAGCTGCCGGTCGCGGACTGCACCCTGGTGGACGCCCGGGGCGACCGGGTCGTCGAGCCGGGCGACTTCGAGCTGCTGGTCGGCCCGTCCTCCCGTGACGAGGTGCTGCTGCGGGCCGCGTTCACCGTGAAGGGCTGA
- a CDS encoding TetR/AcrR family transcriptional regulator has translation MTDGAKRGYAKGRAKRGEILDQAMALFGEAGYRGASLRVIATRCGISHPGLLHHFPTKESLLLAVLEHRDEVDGAWLDLGSTTGVRRLRRFAELAALNAARRGIVELFTVVSAEATAADHPAHAYFVRRYAHSVSGAELAYTQALAEGALREGVDPALAGAQLIALMDGLQVQWLLGDGASDMAGVLRAHLQAQLTVPL, from the coding sequence GTGACCGACGGGGCGAAGCGCGGCTACGCCAAGGGCCGCGCCAAGCGGGGTGAGATCCTCGACCAGGCCATGGCCCTGTTCGGCGAGGCCGGTTACCGAGGGGCCTCGCTCCGGGTGATCGCGACCCGCTGCGGCATCTCGCACCCCGGGCTGCTGCACCACTTCCCGACCAAGGAGTCCCTGCTGCTCGCGGTGCTCGAACACCGCGACGAGGTGGACGGCGCGTGGCTCGACCTCGGCTCCACCACGGGCGTCCGGCGGCTGCGCAGGTTCGCCGAACTGGCCGCGCTCAACGCGGCCCGCCGCGGCATCGTCGAACTGTTCACCGTGGTCTCGGCCGAGGCGACCGCGGCGGACCACCCCGCCCACGCCTACTTCGTACGGCGCTACGCCCATTCGGTCTCCGGCGCCGAACTCGCCTACACCCAGGCCCTCGCGGAGGGCGCGCTCCGGGAGGGCGTCGATCCCGCCCTCGCGGGGGCGCAGTTGATCGCCCTGATGGACGGGCTCCAGGTGCAGTGGCTGCTCGGTGACGGCGCGAGCGACATGGCGGGCGTCCTGCGCGCCCACCTCCAGGCACAGCTCACCGTGCCGCTCTGA